AATACCTAATATTGCTACCTATGCATAACTATATACTAATAGATGCATAACACAAACATGACAAACACACTTCTTTGTGGCAGAAATAGGGGGCAAGGTACCAGGTCTTCAGTGCTACCCATTTCCATCTCTCTTTCACCATGCTCAAATTGTGAGATGGGGGGTTTTGTGCTCACTTGCAGCACAAACTTTGCCCACAAGGTAGCAAGTCCCTTGGTACCTTCCCCCCATCACATAATTACATTGTAGTTGTACCTGACATGGTAGCTGCCACCTGTTTTACTTGTCCTGTTGCCAGTGAGATATACAACTTGTAACACTCAGATGTCCACCTTCCTAAAATTTGAAATGGCACCGTGGGAAGTCCCTTCTCATTCAAGAGAACATCCCGATATTAGGTATGCGGCCCCTATCCTGGGACTCTTCTGTGATTCTCAACATAGCCAGGGCCTCCCTCATGATTTTTGTGAGTTTTACCCTTGTCAGGAAGGCCCCACTCTTGAATCTAAACAGTGGACCATCTTTGTACCGCCTAGATAGATATAGCTCCCTCATGGCTTTTACAGGGCACCAAGCTGTGTAGGTTTGTCCCAAAACAATAGGTACCCCTTTTCTCCCTGGGTCAGTCTTTGACCCCTTAATAAGGATTCGGATATAGTTCGGCTGGTATAAATTTGGTACAAAAGCTACATCCTGCCATTGTAGATGGAGGACTGGATTGAATTTTTTCCATGAGTCACAAGTGAATTCCCCCACTCTCAAGAAACCAAAGAATGCCACCAAGAAGGCTGCTTGCATCACTAATTTGTCATACGATTCCCGTTGGAAGATGAGTTCCATTTTACTGCAAAGCCCTTGTAAAATGGTGAGTGTTACTGGCAAGCGTATTCTCACTGGCTTCTGACCTTTAGAATTCCTTATACCTTGTAACATGCGACTAATAAGGAAGGATTCTTTTGTCGGGTCCTCCCAGCCCTGTTCCAAGTGCATATTGCGTATTGCGCTTAAGTATACATTGATGGTACCATATGAAACTGTCTGGGTCAAGGAAAGGATGAAGTACACTATTGTATGTTCAGAGGCAGGTAAAATGTTACCCCGTTCATCCCAGAGTTGGTGTTTTAAGCAAAATTGAAGGAATTGTGATACTCCTGTCGAGTACGTTTTCCTTGTCTTGGGTTTTAGAGCTGCTAGAAAGTACTCCTGAGCTCGCCTTCTTAGGTCAGCATCAGTGATGCGGGGATGGAGCAAGAAACTGGGGCAGCTTTGGGGGCCAGCTGTCTGAATTTGTCCATCTGAAATCGAGATAGAGCATCAGCTATGCTGTTCTCTTCACTTGACAGATGTACGGCTTTTAACACAAAGTTCTGTTCCAAAGATTGAGCTACAATTGGTCTGATTAAATCCATGATCTCAGGTACTTTAGATTTCATTGTATTGATTATGGCTACCACTGACTCATTGTCACACCACACTGTTACCCTCTTGCTCTGGAAATGGGTCCCCCATATGACGCATGCTACTCTAATGGGATACAGTTCCTGCCATTCAATGCTTAGTCCTGCCTTGCCACTTGTCAGTTTGTATTGTTCTGGCCATTGCCCATTAAACCACTGTCCTTTCCAAAAGCCCCCAAAGCCTTCTGCAGTTCCTTAAGGGTACATCTAGTTCGGGACCCCCATTCTGCAAAGCTACTCTTCAGGCGTTGAAGTTTGTCTGATGGCAGTCTTGCTTCTTGTGCTACTGAGTCTAATTCAATCCCCATGAATACCATAACTTTTGCCGGTCCCTCTGTTTTTTCCTCTGCTATGGGGACCCCCAAGTTATGAAATACTTGCAGGAGCGTTTGTAGATTTTGCCTACATTGTTGATCATTTGGCCCTACTGTTGCTAGCAGAAAGTCGTCCAATATGTGGATAATCTCACCTATGTGATAGTTGTTCTTTAGGATCCATTCTAACAAGTCCGAAAAGGTGCTAAATATGAATGGGGCGGACCGCAGACCAAAACATAGGcatttatcataaaaatattcatttttccaACAGATACCAAAGAGCTCATGTTCACTTTTATGTAGAGGGATCACCCTGTATGCAGACTTTATGTCCGTCTTGGCCATGAAGGCTCCCTTGCCCAGACGTTTCAACATGGCAATTGCATCATCTATAGTAACATATTTCACTGAGAAATCAGTTTTTGAAATTGAGTCATTGATGCTGTCCCCCTCTGGATGAGATAGATGGTAAATAGTCCTCCAATTACTGCTATGTTTTTTAGGGACCACTCCAATTGGGTGGTATTGAAAGTTCGGAAACGGTGGCTGTGCAAAAGGTCCTACCAATCTTCCTTGTTGCAGCTCTTTTCGAATGTTTTCCTCTATGCTTTCCGGATTTTTCTTACATGACACGAGGTTGTTTGACGTTCTGGGGGCTCTCGGCCCCTTGTATCCTGTTGTGAACCCTTCTTTAAAGCCTTTTGTAACATAAGAGACTAACTGTCTATTGGGATGCATCAATAACTCTTTTTCTAGTACATGGATTCTAATGGGTGTCACTAGCCCAGGGTCATAATTATACAGCACGGATTTCGTTGAACAGGTTTTGACGGAGAGACCTGCAAGTGTAACAGGAATTAGTTGTATTGAGTGCCAGTTTTGCTGGTGACCCTGGGGTTGACCCCTGGACAGTTGTGCTTGCCATGGGTGTTATTCTCACATCGACTACATACATGTTTAAATCCACATGGAACCCTATTGCACCCCCATGGAGAATTGAATCCGTAACAGAAGCCGGGGTTTGCCTGGCCTGGTTTTGGCCTGACTGAGCTGGACCCTGGTTTAGAGGTCACAGCCTTTGCAGGGCATTCTTTTGCCCAATGGCTGGGTGAATGACAAATAGTGCACATGGCTCTGGGTGCCAGTGTAAAGCATACCACCCATAGTTGGACATCAATTTGATCCCACCTTTTCGTGGGGTCCTCTGAAACTGATTTACGGAATTTTTCATCATACTTTAGCCATGTTTGAAGGGGGAACTTCGCTGCTGCCTCCATGATCAGGCATTGGTAGCCAACTAACTCTCTAGCTCTACCTGGCTCATTCTCTAGCATGGTCAACATTAGTACCTGGTACGCTTCGACCCACTTCTGCCAGCTAGCAATTTTGGGGGGCTTTTTCTTACTCAGTGACATCGGGTTATTAGGGTTGGTAGGGTCGAACACAAGCAACATTCTGCCCCCTTCTGGTTCCAGATCATCAGACTTCAACAGGGTTTCTAGTGGGATGTACTGGTGGGCCCAAATCTTCTTTTTCATGTCCCCAGATACTGTAGGGAGAATGCTGCTTGTGCCCGTGTTCTGTGCTACCCCTACCCCAGAGAAATGTTTGACTACACCTTGTGCCATAAGTGCTGCTGCCCCCAGTTGGCCCTGGACTGCTGCTGGTAGCTGGCGTTGTCGGGGGTCGTTGTCCCCCGTGCCTTGTTGTTGTTCCTGGGTCACTCCCTGGctctggttctctctttggcGTTGCAGCTCGATGTCCCCCTGGCGCTGGTCTTCCACCTGGAGTTGTTGGCTGCCCACCTGTTGCTGGGTGCCACCATGGTGTTGGTTGTCCACCTGTTGCCTTTGTTCCTCTGCAGCCTTATATTTAGCCACCTCTTCTCTCAGGCGCCGTAGTTCACCCATTACAGTCTCGTCCTCCTGTTGGTTGTCCTTGTTCCTGTTCTTTCTCTTGTCCTTGTTCTTGCCCTTGTTTTTGTTCTTGTCCTCAGTCGTCCTTGTTGGTGAGTTATTGTATGCTTCCAGACGCTGCAGAGCTCTGCCACTTCTTGTTCCTGAAGCCATTCTCAGTTGGAAACTGTCTAACTCAGGTCTGCTGCTGGAATCTCTGATCCCTGATACTGTCGCTGTGTTAGGAATCTGGACAAGTGATTTCCTTTTACTCTTTTTTCCCTTATATACCTTCTGCCCTGGAGGCGTGCCTCCCTTGACAATACTAGATTGCCCATTCTCTGAGTCGCATCCTGTCATCTTCACTTTCCATTCCTTCTGCTTTCTTGGAACGCTCCCCATTTACTCATGACCACTTCCTGTCCCTTCCTAACACAGCCTGACACTGGTCACTGGTTTTCAGATCATTAACCCATCTTAATAACTGAATAAGTTACTAAGATTCCATTAAAGGTTGCTCCAACTCTCTGTGAGCATGTAAGACATTTGATTTGTTACCTTTGCAAAGAAGgttctgtttgtgtttgcatCTGTTTGTTGACAGATAATGTGATCATCGTGGGTAGTTACCGACAGAGCAAAGCCTGAAAGGCTGCGTAGCTGCTATCGTGGGTAGTTACCAACAGAGCGAAGCCTGAAAGGCTGCGTAGCTGCTATCGTGGGTAGTTACTGACAGAGCGAACCCTGAAAGGCTGCGTAGCTGCTATCGTGGGTAGTTACTGACAGAGCGAAGCCTGAAAGGCTGCGAAGCTGCTATCGTGGGTAGTTACTGACAGAGCGAAGCCTGACAGGCCGGTAGCTGCTATCGTGGGTAGTTACTGACAGAGCAAAGCCTGAAAGGCTGCATTGCTGTTATCGTGGGTAGTTACTGACAGAGCGAAGCCTGAAAGGCTGCGAAGCTGCTATCGTGGGTAGTTACTGACAGAGCGAAGCCTGAAAGGCTGCATTGCTGTTATCGTGGGTAGTTACTGACAGAGCGAAGCCTGAAAGGCTGCGAAGCTGCTATCGTGGGTAGTTACTGACAGAGCGAAGCCTGACAGGCCGGTAGCTGCTATCGTGGGTAGTTACTGACAGAGCAAAGCCTGAAAGGCTGCGTAGCTGCTATCGTGGGTAGTTACTGACAGAGCGAAGCCTGAAAGGCCGGTAGCTGCTATCGTGGGTAGTTACTGACAGAGCGAAGCCTGAAAGGCTGCGTAGCTGCTATCGTGGGTAGTTACTGACAGAGCGAAGCCTGAAAGGCTGCGTAGCTGCTATCGTGGGTAGTTACAGAGCGAAGCCTGAAAGACTGCGTAGCTGCTATCGTGGGTAGTTACCGACAGAGCGAAGCCTGAAAGGCTGCGTAGCTGCTATCGTGGGTAGTTACAGAGCGAAGCCTGAAAGGCTGTGTAGCTGCTATCGGGGGTAGTTACCGACAGAGCGAAGCCTGGAAGGCTGCGTACCTTCTATCGTGGGAGTTACAGAACGAACCCTGAAAGCTGTATNNNNNNNNNNNNNNNNNNNNNNNNNNNNNNNNNNNNNNNNNNNNNNNNNNNNNNNNNNNNNNNNNNNNNNNNNNNNNNNNNNNNNNNNNNNNNNNNNNNNNNNNNNNNNNNNNNNNNNNNNNNNNNNNNNNNNNNNNNNNNNNNNNNNNNNNNNNNNNNNNTACAGAGCGAAGCCTGAAAGGCTGCAAAGCTGCTATCGTGGGTAGTTACAGAGCGAAGCCTGAAAGACTGCGTAGCTGCTATCGTGGGTAGTTACAGAGCGAAGCCTGAAAGGCTGCGTAGCTGCTATCGTGGGTAGTTACTGACAGAGCGAAGCCTG
The window above is part of the Branchiostoma floridae strain S238N-H82 chromosome 14, Bfl_VNyyK, whole genome shotgun sequence genome. Proteins encoded here:
- the LOC118429967 gene encoding uncharacterized protein LOC118429967, which encodes MGSVPRKQKEWKVKMTGCDSENGQSSIVKGGTPPGQKVYKGKKSKRKSLVQIPNTATVSGIRDSSSRPELDSFQLRMASGTRSGRALQRLEAYNNSPTRTTEDKNKNKGKNKDKRKNRNKDNQQEDETVMGELRRLREEVAKYKAAEEQRQQVDNQHHGGTQQQVGSQQLQVEDQRQGDIELQRQRENQSQGVTQEQQQGTGDNDPRQRQLPAAVQGQLGAAALMAQGVVKHFSGVGVAQNTGTSSILPTVSGDMKKKIWAHQYIPLETLLKSDDLEPEGGRMLLVFDPTNPNNPMSLSKKKPPKIASWQKWVEAYQVLMLTMLENEPGRARELVGYQCLIMEAAAKFPLQTWLKYDEKFRKSVSEDPTKRWDQIDVQLWVVCFTLAPRAMCTICHSPSHWAKECPAKAVTSKPGSSSVRPKPGQANPGFCYGFNSPWGCNRVPCGFKHVCSRCENNTHGKHNCPGVNPRVTSKTGTQYN